TGTCCTTTTGCCCGGAGTTGTCTGGATGCGGGGATGCGAGGCCAGTACGACTATCTGGACGGCGTCGTGGTGCCTAACAGTTGCGACATCATTTTAAGTATGGAATATTTCTGGAAGAACCTGGTACCCCGGCCGACCAGACCGGCCTTGATCGCCGGTGTGGACATCAAACCTTATGTCCATTACATCAACTATCCGGAAAAAATCACCGGCCGGGAGGTCCTGCCCTATTACCTGGAGGTCTTAAAAGGGTTTAAACAGGGTCTGGAAAGGACTCTGGGCCGGAGCATCAGCGACCAAGACCTGGCCCGGAGCATTGCGGTCTATAATGAAGACAAGGCCCAGATGCGCAGGATGTATGAGATGCGGAAAACGGACCCCCCGCTCCTCTCCGGCTATGAGGCCTGGCAGATGACTTACGCCGGGGTGTTGATGCCCAAAGATGAGCATGCCGCTTTGCTCAAAAAGACCCTGGATGACCTTGAGGCCGACCCCCGGGAGGTTTCCGAAGGCGTCCGGATTTACCTGTCCGGATCGGCCATGGATGGGGTCAATGCCCGGATTTATCAGGTGATCGAAGAAGCCGGAGGGGTGGTGGTTTCCGATGACCTTTGTGTCGGGACGCGGTCTTTCTGGTATCCTTTGAATCCCGACCTGCCGCCCCTGGAGGCCATTGCCCGCCGGTCGTTAGGTACGGCCTGTCCCCGCTCCACCGTTACCGCCTCCATTCCGGAAAACCGCTGGGCTCATATCGTCAACACCACCCAGGATTTTAATGTCGAAGGGGCTGTTTTTTACGTGCTCAAATGCTGTGATGCCCGCCTGGCCGAATATCCCCATTTAAGAGACCGATTGCGGGAAGAATTAAAAATTCCGGTCCTTTTTCTCGAAGGGGATTACACCACATCCGGTGTGGAGCAGATGCGGGGCCGGGTCGAGGCCTTTATCGAGATGATTGAGGGGTAACCGATGTTATTCGCGGGTATTGACGTGGGCGCCCAGAGCGTCAAGGCCGTTCTCTTCGACGGACAGA
The genomic region above belongs to Deltaproteobacteria bacterium and contains:
- a CDS encoding 2-hydroxyacyl-CoA dehydratase — protein: MEATFLRYAENRHEAVREWKQKTGKKVFGYFCCLTPEEILFAADCLPVRISGTGEPLQQADLHVPPNSCPFARSCLDAGMRGQYDYLDGVVVPNSCDIILSMEYFWKNLVPRPTRPALIAGVDIKPYVHYINYPEKITGREVLPYYLEVLKGFKQGLERTLGRSISDQDLARSIAVYNEDKAQMRRMYEMRKTDPPLLSGYEAWQMTYAGVLMPKDEHAALLKKTLDDLEADPREVSEGVRIYLSGSAMDGVNARIYQVIEEAGGVVVSDDLCVGTRSFWYPLNPDLPPLEAIARRSLGTACPRSTVTASIPENRWAHIVNTTQDFNVEGAVFYVLKCCDARLAEYPHLRDRLREELKIPVLFLEGDYTTSGVEQMRGRVEAFIEMIEG